A portion of the Sandaracinobacteroides saxicola genome contains these proteins:
- a CDS encoding penicillin-binding protein activator, producing MSMAPRPARRHPVFIAMLAGALALAGCARTPRVETAPPAPPVVVPEAPKPEAPKPVNRIAVLVPLSGTNAAVGQSLANAAALALADTKATGIVLKSYDTAPGAAAAAQRAMADGATLILGPLLSNDVAAVRGVTAARNIPLLSFSNDAALAGDDVYVLGFQPAQSVTRVVNFVRGRGVERFAALMPVGIYGQRASVAFTRAVQASGGRVVAIRNFERDSRKLVAAARAVTDYEARLKKASVALTRPDGTIAPVASRLPPVAFQALMIGDSGTVAGAFTTPLAQYGASGSNIVLMGTELWNTEPALARVPGLRGALFAAVPDARFGGLATRYRERFGGTPSRLSSLAYDAMLLAVSAGARWPVGASFPQAVLTDPQGFSGIDGIFRFRGNVAERGLEVQQVAPTGFVTVSAAPTAF from the coding sequence ATGTCTATGGCCCCGCGCCCGGCGCGCCGCCACCCCGTTTTCATCGCGATGCTGGCCGGCGCACTGGCCCTGGCGGGTTGCGCGCGCACCCCGCGGGTGGAGACCGCGCCGCCGGCGCCACCGGTGGTGGTGCCGGAAGCGCCGAAGCCGGAAGCGCCAAAGCCGGTGAACCGGATCGCCGTGCTGGTGCCATTGTCGGGCACCAACGCCGCGGTCGGGCAGAGCCTGGCCAATGCAGCGGCGCTGGCGCTGGCGGACACCAAGGCGACGGGCATCGTGCTGAAAAGCTATGACACGGCGCCCGGTGCGGCGGCGGCGGCGCAGCGGGCGATGGCGGACGGCGCGACGCTGATCCTGGGACCGCTGCTGTCGAATGATGTGGCGGCGGTGCGGGGCGTGACGGCGGCGCGCAACATTCCACTGCTGAGCTTTTCCAACGACGCCGCGCTGGCGGGCGACGATGTCTATGTGCTGGGGTTCCAGCCGGCGCAATCGGTGACGCGGGTGGTGAATTTCGTTCGCGGACGCGGCGTGGAACGGTTCGCCGCGCTGATGCCGGTGGGGATCTATGGCCAGCGCGCCTCGGTGGCGTTCACGCGCGCCGTACAGGCGAGTGGCGGGCGCGTCGTCGCCATCCGCAATTTCGAGCGGGACAGCCGCAAGCTGGTGGCGGCGGCGCGGGCGGTGACCGATTATGAGGCGCGGTTGAAGAAGGCCTCTGTGGCGCTGACGCGGCCCGATGGCACGATCGCTCCAGTGGCCAGCCGGCTGCCGCCGGTGGCGTTCCAGGCACTGATGATCGGCGATTCGGGGACGGTGGCGGGCGCCTTCACCACCCCGCTGGCACAATATGGGGCCAGCGGTTCGAACATCGTGCTGATGGGGACGGAGCTGTGGAACACCGAGCCGGCGCTGGCGCGGGTGCCGGGGCTGCGTGGGGCGTTGTTCGCGGCGGTGCCGGATGCGCGCTTCGGCGGACTGGCGACGCGCTATCGCGAGCGGTTCGGCGGCACGCCGTCGCGGCTGTCCAGCCTCGCCTATGACGCGATGCTGCTGGCGGTGAGCGCCGGGGCGCGCTGGCCGGTGGGGGCGTCGTTCCCGCAGGCGGTGCTGACCGATCCGCAGGGTTTTTCCGGGATCGACGGCATTTTCCGCTTTCGCGGCAATGTGGCGGAACGGGGCCTGGAAGTGCAGCAGGTGGCGCCGACCGGGTTCGTGACCGTGTCGGCGGCGCCGACGGCGTTCTGA
- the rsmI gene encoding 16S rRNA (cytidine(1402)-2'-O)-methyltransferase, which translates to MGEKTSATDPLPPGLYIVAGPIGNLADLSPRAADWLRRADIIACEDTRVSATLLRAAGSDRPMTPYHDHSDERARARLLARMADRAVVLLSDAGTPLISDPGYRLVRGAHEAGITVTTAPGPCAAIAALSIAGLPSDRFLFAGFLPAKRAARTTELRTLATMPATLLFYESGPRLAAMLLDAAATLGARDAAVARELTKRHEELRRGTLGDLATHYADAPEPKGEIVVLIGPPSAAQSATAADLDTALLAALATMPAGRAAASVSAALGLPRATVYARALELKAG; encoded by the coding sequence ATGGGTGAAAAAACCTCTGCAACCGATCCTCTGCCCCCCGGCCTCTATATCGTTGCCGGCCCGATCGGCAACCTCGCGGACCTCAGCCCGCGCGCCGCCGACTGGCTGCGCCGCGCCGACATCATTGCCTGCGAAGATACCCGTGTCTCCGCAACGCTGCTGCGCGCCGCCGGTTCCGACCGCCCCATGACCCCCTATCACGATCACAGCGACGAGAGAGCCCGCGCCCGCCTTCTCGCCCGCATGGCCGACAGGGCCGTGGTACTGCTCAGCGACGCGGGCACACCTCTCATCAGTGATCCCGGCTACCGCCTGGTCCGCGGCGCGCACGAAGCCGGCATCACCGTCACCACAGCGCCCGGTCCCTGCGCCGCCATCGCTGCGCTCAGCATCGCCGGCCTTCCATCCGACCGCTTCCTGTTCGCCGGTTTCCTTCCTGCCAAGCGCGCGGCGCGAACGACCGAACTGCGCACCCTCGCCACCATGCCGGCTACCCTCCTCTTCTACGAAAGCGGCCCCCGCCTTGCCGCCATGCTCCTCGACGCCGCCGCCACATTGGGTGCGCGCGACGCGGCCGTCGCCCGCGAACTCACCAAGCGCCACGAGGAGCTGCGACGCGGTACCCTTGGCGACCTTGCCACGCATTATGCCGACGCCCCGGAACCGAAAGGCGAAATCGTCGTGCTCATCGGGCCGCCATCCGCCGCCCAATCCGCCACCGCCGCCGACCTCGATACCGCGCTCCTCGCCGCGCTCGCCACTATGCCGGCCGGCAGGGCCGCGGCCAGTGTCTCCGCCGCCCTCGGCCTGCCGCGCGCCACCGTCTATGCCCGCGCGCTCGAATTGAAGGCGGGATGA
- a CDS encoding YraN family protein, giving the protein MRRAARLSDRRGRRAETIAVLWLRLFGWNILERRLRTPGIEIDIIARRGDVIAFVEVKYRPTIAQALTAITPDALRRLRLAVGQVGPRYAVRSNRPATIRLDLLALAPFSFPRHVANIGML; this is encoded by the coding sequence ATGAGGCGTGCCGCGCGCCTGTCCGACCGCCGCGGCCGCCGCGCCGAAACCATCGCTGTTCTCTGGCTCCGCCTGTTTGGCTGGAACATCCTCGAACGCCGGCTGCGCACGCCCGGAATCGAGATCGACATCATCGCCCGCCGTGGCGATGTCATCGCCTTTGTCGAGGTGAAATACCGCCCCACCATTGCCCAGGCGCTCACCGCCATCACGCCCGATGCCCTGCGCCGGCTTCGCCTCGCCGTCGGCCAGGTCGGCCCGCGCTATGCCGTCCGCAGCAACCGTCCTGCGACAATCCGGCTCGACCTTCTGGCGCTCGCCCCCTTTTCCTTTCCCCGCCATGTCGCCAATATCGGGATGTTGTGA
- a CDS encoding SirB1 family protein, producing the protein MDAIAALGLVDDEAIRLDEAGLLLSAADTPDADLPFAREIVDAMARRLLTRDSPWASAADRAAMLAQVVAVEDGFRGDATRYDAPENADWLSMLARRRGLPVILSMLYVALARRVGWAAAALNVPGHVLVRIGREPGSVLIDPFEGGALLGEGALAAIVARSLGRHVKPRPDHVAPMTNRATLIRLLSNPAARARKAGDVERALVLTRRMTAIAPMVSTLWWDRARLEQLSGDSAAARESLAAMRETTHDPAVEARIKAAVAALAR; encoded by the coding sequence ATGGATGCAATTGCCGCCCTGGGTCTGGTCGACGACGAGGCCATCCGCCTCGACGAGGCCGGCCTTCTGCTGTCCGCCGCCGACACGCCTGACGCCGACCTGCCCTTTGCGCGCGAAATCGTCGATGCCATGGCCCGCCGCCTGCTGACCCGCGATTCGCCCTGGGCCAGCGCCGCCGACCGCGCCGCGATGCTGGCCCAGGTGGTGGCCGTGGAGGACGGGTTCCGCGGCGACGCCACGCGCTATGATGCCCCGGAAAATGCCGACTGGCTGTCGATGCTGGCCCGCCGGCGCGGCCTGCCGGTCATCCTGTCGATGCTCTATGTCGCGCTTGCCCGTCGCGTGGGCTGGGCGGCGGCTGCCCTCAACGTTCCCGGTCATGTGCTGGTACGCATCGGCCGCGAACCCGGCTCGGTGCTGATCGACCCGTTCGAAGGCGGCGCCCTGCTCGGCGAGGGCGCGCTCGCCGCCATCGTCGCCCGCAGCCTCGGGCGCCACGTCAAACCCCGTCCCGACCATGTCGCGCCGATGACCAACCGCGCCACGCTCATCCGCCTGCTTTCCAACCCCGCCGCCCGTGCCCGCAAGGCCGGCGATGTCGAGCGCGCGCTTGTCCTCACGCGCCGCATGACCGCCATCGCCCCGATGGTCAGCACGCTCTGGTGGGACCGCGCCCGGCTGGAACAGCTGAGCGGCGACAGCGCCGCCGCCCGCGAAAGCCTCGCCGCGATGCGCGAGACCACCCATGATCCAGCGGTCGAAGCGCGCATCAAGGCGGCCGTTGCCGCGCTCGCGCGCTGA